The Rhodopirellula halodulae genome includes the window GATAATGGCAAACACTCCGCTCGACCTCGGCCAATTGGCTTTGGATCGCAATCCGAAAGAACATCAGTCTCGGCAACCATCTCGGTACCGTCGATTCGGCATCCGATATTTATTGCCCGCGGCGACCTTGATCGGCTTCGCCGCATTGTTGGGTGTTTCGGCGGGGCGACACTGGTTGCCTCGGCCGAAGGTTTCGGTGATGCCGGTGATTGCCAAGCGAGCTGAGGTGGTTCAAGCGGGGACAGCGTTGTTCCAGGCTCCGGGGTGGATCGAACCGCGACCGACGGCAATCAGCGTCGCGGCTCTGGCTCCCGGAGTGATCGAATCCTTGCTGGTGGTGGAAGGGCAGGCCGTTGAGAAAGGGGAGCCCGTTGCTCGTCTCATTTCCATTGATGCAGAATTGAATGTCGAGCGTGCGAGGAACACGGTTGCCATCCGGGAGGGAGAGTGGAAGCGAGCCAAAGCGGAATTGGCCGCTGCAAAACGTCGACTCAATCATCCATTGCACTTGCAGGTCCAACTGTCCGACGCCGAAAGCATGTTGGCGAAAGCGGAAACGGAGTTGGCCAAGTTGCCATTCCTAGCAGAGGCGGCGAAGGCGAATGTGAAATACGCCGAGCAAAACTTGCAGGGCAAACGGTCCGCTGAAGGAGCGATCTCCGGCCGGCTTCTTTCTCGCGCGGAGAGCGACCTCGCGGCGGAGCAGGCCAAGTTGCAAGAGTTGGAGCAACGTGAGCCGAATTTAAAACGAGACGTCCATGCACTCAGCAACAAGGTGCATGCTTTGAAGAGTCAATTGGAGCTTTTGATTGAGGAAACCCGACAGGTGGAGGAAGCCGAGGCGAAGGTCGATTCCGCCGCAGCGCTTTGGGAAGAAGCGAAGTTGCAATTGCGTCAAGCGAAGTTGGTTTTGGAACGCAATGTGGTGAAATCACCGATGTCGGGGCGCATTTTGAGGTTGGTGGCTTCACCGGGCACGCGTGTTTCCGGGGCTTCGTCATCGGCTTCGCACAGTGCCAGCACGGTGGTCGAGATGTACGATCCCGAACGATTGCAGGTGAGAGCTGACGTGCGTTTGGAAGATGTTCCGATGGTTCAAAAAGGCCAACCGGTGGAGATTGAAACGGCATCGTCTTCTGTGGTGATCCAAGGACGCGTTTTGCAAGCCACCAGCGCGGCGAATGTTCAAAAGAACACGCTGGAGGTCAAAGTCGAACTGATGGATCCGCCCGCCACGGTGAGCCCGGAGATGCTGGTCACCACGACGTTTTTGTCGCCCGAGGTCAATGGTGGTGTCGATGCGTCGGCCGAACGCGAGCGTTTGTTCATCCCCAAATCGTTGATTCAGACGAACGATCAAGGCGACTATGTTTGGTGCGTCAGTGCCGAGTCGATCGCTGAAAGGAAGGCTGTGAGTGTTGGCGGAACGGCTGGGGATGACTTGGTGGAAATTGAATCTGGACTGGATGTCACCGCCAAATTGATCACCAGCCGACCGTCAGGTTTGAAGGATGGTGACTGGGTGGAAATCGAATCGGAAGATCAAACAATGGGGGTGAACTGATGGCATTGGTCGAATTGCGAGGCGTGTCGAAAAGTTTTCAAAAGGGAGATCAGACGATCACGCCGTTGGATCAAATCGATTTAGACATCCACGAGGGTGAGTTTGTCTCGCTGATGGGGCCGAGCGGGACCGGGAAGAGCACTCTGCTGAATTTGGTCAGCGGGATTGATCGGCCCGATGCCGGGACAATTCGCGTGGACGACACCGACGTCACAAGTTTATCGAGGGGGCAGTTGGCGGATTGGCGAGCCGCGAATTTGGGATACATCTTTCAAACTCACAATCTGATTCCCGTCCTGACTGCCTACGAGAACGTGGAATTGCCCACGCTGTTGTTGAAGATGAGCGGCTCGCAACGACGTCAACGGGTGGAGTTGGCATTGGAAGCGGTGGGGCTCAGCGACCGAGCGGATCACTACCCCAGACAGTTGTCTGGCGGACAAGAACAACGTGTCGGAATCGCTCGCGCCATCGTCGCTCATCCGAAAGTCGTGGTCGCGGACGAGCCGACGGGAAGTTTGGACACGGAAACCAGTGAACAAGTGCAAGTCTTGCTTCAACGGCTAAATCGCGAACTCAACATCACCATGTTGATGGTGACTCATGATTTGGACGCAGCCAAAATTGCAAACCGGCAACTGTTGCTGGATCGCGGGAAGTTCATTGAGACCGGGGCGACATCTTCTTCAGCGACGCTCGCGTAAGCAACAGAAGTGTGTCTTTACTCGGCTAGCCGATCAAGAAACCATTCCTTCCTTTTGTCAGCCAACCCTATGTTTCGCTACGTTCTCAAGACGCTGTGGCGGCATCGCACTCGAACGTTGTTGACGGTGACCGGTGCGGCGGTGGCGATGTTTGTGTTTTGTTTTGTGGGGTCGGTTCAAGAAGGAATGCGGCGTTTGACGACGGGGACGGACGCGGATCGAAACTTGATTGTGTTTCAGGAAAATCGGTTTTGCCCGACCAGCAGTCGGTTGCCGGAAGATTACCAACGCATCGTTCAAGAAATCCCGGGTGTTCGCGAAGTGATGCCCATTCAGGTTTGGACCAATAACTGTCGTGCGAGTTTGGACATTGTCGTTTTCAACGGAGCCGACCCAGAGCAAATTCGACGGATGCGTCCGTTGCGGCTTCTCAGCGGAAGCTGGCAGCAGTTTCAGTCCTCCACAGATGCGGCATTGGTCGGACGCAATGTGGCTCAGCGACGCGGGCTAAAAACCGGGGATCAATTCACGATCGGCGAATTGTCCGTTCGTGTCGCGGGAGTTTTCACCTCGAATGTTCCGTCAGAAGAAAACTTGATCTACACGAGTTTGCGATTCTTGCAGTACGCCCGAGGTCTCGACGCGGCGGGTTTGGTCACGCAGCATGAGGTGTCTCTCACGAAAGAAGCCGACCCTGATCGCGTCGCGGCAGCAATTGACGAGAAGCTACGAGCGGCGGCGGTGGCGACAAAGACGCGGCGAAAGGGAGCGTTCCAGGCAAGCACCCTCTCGGACTTGGTTGATTTGATCGGGTTCGCACACTGGTTAGGTTACGCCTGCGTCGGATTGGTGCTTTCGCTGGTGGCGACCACAACGGTGATGAGTGTCCAAGACAGGATCAAAGAATATGCAGTGCTTCAAACGGTCGGCGTCCGTCCGCTGCGAGCCATGCGATTGGTTTTGGCCGAAAGTACGCTCCTGTGTCTGGTCGGCGGAGTCGGCGGGACATTGCTCGCATTGGTGGCATTGGGGCTTGGCGGATTCGCGATCGGAGCGGAGGGGGCGACGATTGCTTTTCGGCCTTCGATTCACCTGGCCATGATGGGAACCATGGTGTCGGTCATCGTGGGGATCTTGGCCGGAATCCTACCCGCGATTCAAGCCGCCACCGTTCCCATCGTCAACGCCTTGCGTCAGGACTGATTTCGTCGCGCGAGATCAATCACCGTTGCAGTTGTCATTTCTTGGCGACCAAGCTGACGCCAACGATGGCGATTCCCATGCCGGCGAAATGTTGCCACGACGATGGTTCGTGCAGAATGAGGATCGCCAGCAACATGGTCAGTACCGGGCCAACGGAACCGATGACCGTCGTCCGCGTGGCACCGATGGTCAGGATCGCTTCGTTAATCATGAAGCTTGGAATGACCGTGCATACAAACGCCAAGATCAATCCGTACGCGTAAACCACCGGTTGCACTGCGAAAAGATCTGACGCCGATCGAAACCAAAAGAAATGGGTCAACGCGAATGCGGTGGAGCCGATCATTGCCAAACTCGTGAATTCGCGACTGCCGATTTGTTGCATCACCGGTTTGGCAAAGAGAACGTAGAACGAATAGCTCAGTGCCGCCGCGAAAACCAGGAAAACTCCCCACGCCGTGTTGCCGTCGGTAGTGAACTGGCTTTCTTGTCCGTACATCAACCAAACGCCCGCGTAAGACAAACCAATCGCCGCCAAAATGCGACGGTTCAAGGTCTCGCCCAAAAACATCCAAGCGAGTGCCGCGACCATCGCTGGGTAGGTGAACAGCGTCAGGCGTTCGAGTTGTGCGGAGATGTACTGCAGCCCAGAAAGGTCCAAGTAAGAGGCCAAGTAGTAGCCCAAGAACCCAAGCGATAAAGCCCGCACCATGATCGGGATCGGCAAACCAGATTTCGGTGCCTGGTCCGACGCAACGCTATTCGGCAAAGACTTGTACCGACGTCGCATCAAGGTTGCAAAGACAGCGGCGTAGAAGGGCAATGCCATCAACATCCGCAGCGTCAACAACAAGGTCGCGTCTGCCCCGGCGGCAAAGGCGAGTTTGATAAAGATGGACTTCAACGCAAAGAGAAACGTGCCGACGATTGCGAGCGTCACGCCCCACGACAACTTGCTCGTGCCGGCGGGGCGGGTGACGGGTGATGCCTCGTTCGGGACGGTCGGGGAACTCACGAGTTCACTTTGTGATGGAGATTCAGCGGCGAAGATAGCCAGCGTGGCGAGCGAAAAGATTCGCCGCAACCGGGCTCACTGACAGCGTGGACACGCTTTGTCCGCCGCGGTTCGGGAATCGCTACCTAATTCCCGCTCTCGGTCGATCATCACGCGAAAACAATCACAACGCTTAGGAGAGCTGTTGTTCGCTGTCGTAAGGAACCGGCGTGCCGTGCAACTCCGCAAGAGCATTCGCGGCGGCACGTTGCTCGGCGTCTTTTTTGTTGTTGCCCCAAGCCGGGGTGAACGTTCGGTCGTCCACCATGGCTCCCATCAAAAACATCTTGCGATGATCAGGACCCGTTTCGCGAATCAGTTTGTAGATTGGCGTCGCTGACAATTCGCGTTGGGCGTATTGCTGCAACACCGATTTGTGATTGCCAGAACCTTGCGTGTCGACCGCGGTGTTGACCTCATCGGCCAGCCAACGCTTCAACCGTTCACGCACCACCTCCGGTCCGCCATCCAAGTACAGCGCCGCGATGACCGCTTCGAAGACATCGCTCACCAACGACTTGGGATAACTGCGATTGCGAGTGACGCCTCGGCCGACGATCAAGCATTGGTCCAGTCCCAATTTGCAAGCTACCTTTCCACAGGAACGCCGGCTCACAACAGCGGATTTGATCTTCGTCAGATCGCCTTCGCTGTATTCGGGGTACTCGTTGAAGAGCCATTCACAAACGGTCAGCCCCAAAACGGAGTCGCCCAAAAACTCCAACCGTTCATTGCTTGCCAAGCGATGTGAGGCGCCCGAGGCGTGCGTCAACGCCGAATGAAGCAGGTCGATGTTTTTGAAGCGATAGCCGAGGATCTCTTGGCAGCGTTCGATCTTGGCCGGCGAGTCCGCGTAGGGTTCGTCGTCGGAGGCGTCCACCAATCGGATCGTTTCTGAACGAAGCGATTCGTCGGTGGGTGGTGGCGACTCGTTGGGCTGCGTCGAGACCGTCGGTTCAGATTCCGACGTGAACGAAGCGTCTCGTGAACCTTCACGAGATGAATTGGATGAGGATGACACGCGCGGTCGGACCTTGGGCGAGTTGGATGAAGATGGACAATCTGTCAGTCTTCAGTCCCGCGCCGGTGACCGAAACCAAACGCAAAAATGCGGGGGATGTCTCGGCCACCGGTGAGCGACTGTTGGAAAAAATCGGAGAGTTTCAAAGCGGAATCTCTCCGATGCCGCCAATGATTCTATCTGGGGGAGTATCATTTTGGCAACGCAATGACGCCCTTGCATCCAAGCAATTTCAATTGGCGCACCGCAAGCGGAATGTGCGGATTCCCTGGGCAGGATTTTTGGGCACCTCCCGAGGGGGCGGATCGCCAATGGGCAGGCTGGGTTGCGAACAACGGTCGGTCGGCGGGCGGTATGTTGTTTTGCCGTGGAACGGTTTCTGAGCGGGGCGATTCGTTGCCGTCACCCGAGACCGACCGATCGAGAGCCATGCGGTCAGCACGAGAACCAGCAAACCGTGAACCAGCAAACATTGCGGCACACGCCAATCAGTGGAAGGAAACCATGACGCGAAGGAATTGGATCAGCTTGGGGCAAACAGGTCGGTGGAAAACGCTCGCTGGGGTGATCGTCATGGCCGCCGTTTTCCTTTTGGGGCGGATGCCGATCACGGAAGCGGAGGATTTGTCCAACAACGTCGCCGCCGCGACCGATGCGAATCTGCGTGCGGATCTGCGTTACCTCACCAGCGAAGAATTGGCAGGTCGCAACGCCGTGGGGAAGGAAATTCAGCTCGCTGCGGAGCATGTTGCGGAACGATTCCAGCAAATCGGCTTGGACACCCATCTCTATGGCGACTCCGCGTTTCAGCCTGTCGAGATGGCGACCGGGTCCGAGCCAACGTCTCGCGACGACAATCGATTGACTTGGTGGACGGCCGAGTCGAACCCTTCTGCGATTGCATTGGACAGCCAGTTTTCGCCACTCGCGATTGGGGCCCTCTCGGGGGATGTGGAATCGGATCTGGTTTGGCTGGGCTACGGCATACGGGCACCAGAATACGGATACGACGATTACCAAGCTTTGGCCGACGCGATGAAGGCGTCTGGGAAATCCACCGATCGGCCTGCTGAGGGCAAGATCGTGATGATGCTCCGCAAAGAACCCGGTTTCGCGAATCCGGACAGTCCGTTTGATGGTGTGAAGAACACGCGGCACGCTTTCTTCGACACCAAAATCGCGACGGCGATCGCGGAAGGCGCGGCGGGTGTGCTGCTCATCAATGATCCGGCCAGCGTCCGGGAATCGGTCCAGCGGGTCGAAAACAATTACGCGGCGGAAGACCGTCGAGTGAAAGCGTTGCAGATGCAGCTCAACGCTCTGCCGGCGGAGGCCACTAAGTTGCGGTCTGTTGTTCAAGAGAAACTGGACGCAGCGAAGGAAATGTTCGGCATTCGAGATTTGGCCGTCGACAAAGCAGGGTGGGGTCTGTTGGGTGTCGCGGAGGCTGGCATGCGGCCTCGGTTGGGCGATCCGGTAAAGGACCCCATCACCGGCGAAACGACTCAGCGTCCCGCGATTCCGGTGGCTTCGATCTCCCGAGACGCCGCGGATCGGATTTTGAAGCAGATGGCAGCCAACGCGGTTGACGATGAGGCCGAAACGTTTGCCGGTGGATTGACCGTGGTGGAAGCCGCGATTGATTCGGATTTCCAGCCGCGCGGCATCGCGGCCGAATCGCTTCGAGCCCGATTGCAGGTTGGATTGACGAAAGGAACCGCCACCAGCCCGAACGTGCTGGGCGTGTTGGAGGGCAAAGGGGAGTTGGCCGATGAGACCATCGTGATCGGTGCCCACTACGACCATGTCGGGATGGGCGGGCAGGGATCCCTGGCACCGGGAACGATCGAGATTCACAACGGTGCGGACGACAACGCGTCTGGCACGGCGACGATGTTAGCGGTCGCGAAGCGAGTCGTCGCTCATTTGGCAGATAAAGAAACTCATCGTCGCGTTTTGTTCATCGCCTTCACCGGAGAAGAACGTGGGCTGCTCGGCAGCAAGTACTATTGCCAGCAACCTCGTTTTCCCATTTCGAAAACGGTTGCGATGATCAACATGGACATGGTCGGGCGGCTTCGCGACAACGAGCTGACCGTCTACGGGACGGGGACGTCCGATGATTTTGAGAACCTCGTCAACGAACTCAACGACGGACTTCCTGAAACTGGCGCGGCCCCAGATTCGCGGCCGTTCAAGCTGAATTTGGTGGCCACCGGGTACGGGCCCAGCGACCATGCTTCGTTTTATGAAGCCGGCGTGCCGGTGCTGTTCTTCTTCACCGGTCTGCACAGCGATTATCACCGTCCAAGTGATGATTTCGAGAAACTTAACATGGACGGGATGATCCGTATAACCGATATCGTTTCTCAGGCCGCCAATCGGATTGCCACGTCACCGCGACGGCCTTCATACACGCAGACGAACAAAGATTTTCAGATTCGACGTCAAATGACGGTCATGCTCGGTGTTCAATTGGACCCGACATCCAATCAAGTCATTGACGTGATGGATCCGAGTGCTGCGAAAGATGGGGGCGTTTTGGAAGGCGATCAATTGGTGAAGGCTGGAAGCAAACCGATTCAATCCATCAACGATTTGCGGGAAGAACTTCGATCGAAGTCACCCGGGGACGTTCTGAACCTGACCGTATTGCGGGATGGTGAAACGGTGGAATTGAGCGTCAGGCTTCGAGCTCGATAATCGCCAAGAAAAAGTCCAATCTGCTGTTGAAACCACCTCGATCCGTCTTGAACTGGTCGAACGGGATTGACAGAATGACCGGCAACAAAGCTTGATTTCGGTGAGGAAACCGAAGCCATTCAAGCGGGCTTGAATTAGACCATCGCATTCACCACGCAAGGAGTAGCGGACGTGCGAACCATCGTTCTTTCGGCCATCGCCATGGCCATGACCACCGTCAGTGTTTTGGCACCGGCTTCGGTTTCTGCCCAAGACAGCGGTCACCGCATCGCCGTCGTCGACGTCGCTTACATCTTCAAAGAAAATGAAGGTATCAAAAAGCAAGTCAAGGCAGTTGAAGACAACCTGAAGGCCTTCGACGCGGAGTTGACCGCGAAACGCGAAGAGTTGAAGGCTGCTGCCGAGAAGCTGAAGACCTTCAACCCAAGTTCGGCTGAGTACACTGCTCAAGAAGAACGCGTCGCTGCCATGGAATCCAAGCTTCGTTTGGACATGGCTCGCAAACGCAAAGAGTTGGCCGATCGCGAAGCGAAGATCTACTACGACAACTACCAGCTCATCGCTGATGGCGTCCAACAGATTGCCGTGTACCACAAAATCAACCTGGTTCTTCGTTACAACAGCGAAAACATGGACCTCGAACGAGGTGAATCGGTCATCCGGGGCGTGATGCGAAACATCGTCTATCACGACGACAAGTTGGACATGACCGGAGCTGTTATGCAGTTCCTGGACAAGAAGTTGATGGCCGGCGGCGCACCAAACCGTCAGTGATCAAGGTCGTCTGACGAAGACAATGAATTCGGTGGTTCAAGTGTTGCTTGGGCCACCACGCGGTGCAGCGAAGGATTCGCGGCACTTGATGACATGCAATGGGGCCATGGGCACGGAGTGCCCGTGGGCAGGTTTCGCTCGCGTGCAAGGAGGCTCGCAGCGTGATGGGGATTCGCAACGAACATACGATCGCGTCGTGCTGTGAAATCAGCGGGCGTGGTTACTGGAGCGGCAAAGACGTTCGCGTCACTTGCTGTCCCGCGCCTGCCGGAACCGGTGTTGTGCTGGTTCGGTCCGATTTGCCGGGCATGCCAGAATGCCCCGCTCACACCCAATTCGCCGACGGCGTTTCCTTCCGCACCAACTTGGTTCAGGGCGACGCTTCGTTCCAGATGGTCGAGCATCTGATGGCCGCGCTGGCCGGACTGGAAATTGACAACTGCCGAGTTGAGATCTCCGCCGAAGAACTACCCGGTTTGGACGGCAGTTCACTCGCCTATGTCGATGCCTTGCAAGAGGCCGGCTTGGTCATTCAAGCAGCAACGTCGCGGCCGCTTGTGATTCGCGATTCGTTCCGGATCGAACATGGTGGCGGCTATGTCGATGTTGCTCCAAGCACGAACCAGGAAACGGTCTACGAATATTCGCTGGACTATGGCGTCGACAGCCCGATTCGTCAGCAGTCGTATCGGTGCGTCCAAACACCTCACACGTTTTCTCGCCAAGTCGCCTCGGCACGCACTTTTGTCACGGCCGAACAAGCCGATCAATTGCGAAGCTCGGGCGTGGCGTCTCATGTAACCCACGACGACCTGCTGGTGATTGGTGAAGACGGGCCCGTCGGCAATGCCTACCGTTTTCGCAACGAATGTGCACGTCACAAGACACTGGATTTGATTGGCGATCTTTCGCTGGCTGGCGTGTCTTTGATAGGACAGTTCACTTCGGTTCGCGGTGGACATTCGCTCAACGCGATTGTCGCGAAACGGCTGGCGGAATTGGCCGCCGAGCAGTCTTTGGTTCGCCAGGATGAGTCGTCTGCCGTGCTAGTTCATCGCCGTGCAGCATGAACCGAACCAACTTGATTTATCAACTCACTTTGTTATCGCATCTCAAACTCAAGACAACGCACCAAGGATCCAAACATGAGTGCTAACATCGCTCGCACCGCCGTCGTTGATCCTCGTGCACAAATCGGTGATGGGGTCCAAATCGGCCACTTCAGCGTCATCGGACCCAACGTGAAGTTGGGCGATCGGACTCGCGTGGGCGACCACGTGACGATCGACGGGGTCACTTCGATCGGTTGCGATAACCAAATTTTTCCGCACGTTTCGATTGGCACGAACCCGCAAGACGTCAGCTATCGCAATACGCCCACTCGCGTTGAGATTGGCGATGGAAATGTTTTTCGTGAGCAGGTCACGATCAACCGTGCCAGTGAAAAAGAAGACGGTGTGACTCGCGTTGGCGATCACAACTATCTGATGACCGGTACACACATCGCTCATGATTGCAGCATTGGGTCACGCATCGTGCTGGCCAACAATTGCATGATCGGTGGGCACGCTCACATCGCTGATGATGTAACCATTGCCGGTGGAGCCGGGGTGCACCAGTTCGTTTCGATCGGAACGCTGAGCTTCGTCGGTGCGATGACTCGTATTCTGCAAGACGTGCCACCGTACGTGATTGTCGACGGCGCGGACGCTCGTCCCCGTTGCATCAACACGGTGGGACTGAAACGTCACGATTACACGCAAGACGACATTGCTGTGTTGACGCAGGCGTTTCGTTTGCTGTATCGGAAGCGTGTCGGTGTGGAACCCGCTCGCGATCAAATGTTCGCGACCGGTCCAATCCGCCCCGTTTTGCGTCACCTGTTTGATTGTTTGGACAACAGTTGCCTTGGTCGTGCCGGCCGAGGACGAGATCGTAGAAAGAAAGCAGCATGAACCGGGAATTGCGAGTCGCCGTCATTGGAGCCGGTCACCTGGGCCGCATCCACGCGAAGCTGATTGCTCAAGTGGAAGGAGCCCGCTTGGTCGCCGTTTGCGATCCGGTGAAGGACGCATGCGATGCCTTGGCGGAAACTCATGGTGTCACCGCGTACAGCGACTACCGCGATTCCATCGAACACATCGACGCAGCCATCATCGCGGCGCCGACGGACCTGCACTGCGACATCGCGTCGACTTTGATCAAGGCCGGCAAGCACCTGATGGTTGAAAAGCCACTGGCCGCTGATTCGGACGACGCACGCCGCCTGGCGTTGATGGCGTCCACTCGCAACTTGGTTTTGCAAGTTGGCCATGTTGAACGATTCAATCCCGCGTTCACCGCGCTGGGTGATTTTGGTGTCGACGTGAAATACGTCGAGGCCACGCGAGCTTCACGCTTCCCCGGACGTTGTTTGGATGTTGGCGTGGTGATGGACTTGATGATTCACGATTTGGATTTGGTGCTGTCGCTGACTCAAGCGTCGGTGCGTTCCATTTCGGCCAGCGGGATTTCCGTGGTCAGCGATCACGAAGACATTGCCGAAGCTCGCTTGGAGTTCGAGTGTGGCTTGGTCGCGAATTTGAAGGCTTCGCGAGTCAGTCCACTGCCTTGTCGCGACATGACTTTGTTCAGTCCGGCCGGATTTGCACAGATCGATTTTGGGAAGCCATCGCTTTCGACCGTTCGTGCGAGTGAAACGTTGTCGACACGGCAGTTTGATTTGGATCAAGCTACCGACAATCCATTGGGATACGCCGATGATTTGTTCGGTGAGCACTTGCAGTGCGAAGTCAACGAGTTGGAGCCTCGCAATGCGATCCTCGATGAGCTGCATGACTTTGTGATCAGCGTCGAGAGTCGCACTTCACCGATCGTTGATGGTTCCGCCGGTGCTCGCGCCGTCACCATCGCATCCGCGATTCTGGATGCCATCGATGAGCGTGCTTGGTACTCGTACGCTGGTGCTGATGAGCGTGGTCCGTTGGCGATTCCACGTCGCCGCGTTGGCCAACCCGCAACGCAAGATGTCGCGGCTTCTCGCCGGGCTGCCTAACCGCGTGCTCTCGCCGGAGCGTTCGCCATTCGTTGCGAAATGCCCGGCTTCATCGACTGGGTGGGTTGCGAGCGAATCCAGCTGTCTTGTTCGCAGCAGGCCAGTGTGTCGGCGAATTGCTTGCAAATTGCTGGGTCTAAAGGTGCGACAGGCTGACGCATCCCTGTTCAGGATTCGCTCTCTGTCGCGTAGAACCGCTCAAAACCCGCAGGAATTTTGCCCCGCAAAGTCGTTTTGATCGTTTTTTCCGGTGTAATTGCACTGGTTGACGCAAGCTGCGTGACACCTAAACTCTGCCCAAATTGCCTCCGCGCGTGTTTGAGGCATTTCCACCTAGTCTAGGAGAGTTTAGATGATTCGATCGATCATGGTCGTCGCCCTGTTCGCTGTTAGCAGCGTTGCTGTGGCCCCACAAGCTGAAGCCGGTTTGTTCGGATGCTTCAAGAAGAAAAGCTGCTGCGAGCCAGCTCCAGTTTGCTGCGAAGCACCTGAGCCAGTTTGCTGCGAACCAGCTCCAGCACCAGTTTGCTGCCCAGAGCCAGCTCCAGCTCCTGTTTGCTGCGAGCCAGCACCTGCACCAGCTCCTTGCTGCGAACCAGCACCTGCTCCAGCTCCCGTTTGCTGCGAGCCAGAACCAGCACCAGTTTGCTGCGAACCAGCTCCTGTTTGCTGCCCAGAGCCAGCACCAGTTTGCTGCGACCCATGCGCAAAGCCAAAGTGTGGCTTGTTCGCAAAGATCAAGGCTCGCTTCGCAGCCAAAAAGTGCTGCCCAGATCCTTGCTGCAACTGAATCACCGGCATTCGTCGGTAGTGGGTTTCGATCGCTGCCGCGAAACACCGTGCTAAGAGCGAGTGCTGTTCATGAACAGTGCTCGTTTTTTTATGCGCCGTCGTTTGGGCTTTGAAATCCATCGCGTGGTTGGATGTGCCCACGAAATTTTGTTGACGACGAACCGCTAATTCGCGTTACCGTCAGATTCTGCACCCAAGCCAGATTCGTATGCGAAAACCGAACGCCATGACGCGAGGCGTGTTGGCTTGTCCCGCCGGTTTGTCAAAATGGGCACTGGCCGTGACGGGATGATGCTACGGCCCGCCGTTTCTTCTTCGACCCAACTCATTGAAAATTCGCAATGGTATCTGCCAGTATTCTCGCTCTCGACGTCGAACAACTGAACCGCGATTGGCAGTGGATGCTGTCGGTGTTGCAGACCGTGTTGCAGCGTGGAGGCGATGAACAGTTGGCTGAGTTGTTGCCGGTTCCCGGATCGAAGTTGGACATCGAAAAGACGCCGGCCGATTCGGTTCAACTGACGCAGGCCTATTCCATCGCGTTTCAATTGCTAAGCATGGCCGAGCAAAGTTC containing:
- a CDS encoding M28 family peptidase, whose amino-acid sequence is MTRRNWISLGQTGRWKTLAGVIVMAAVFLLGRMPITEAEDLSNNVAAATDANLRADLRYLTSEELAGRNAVGKEIQLAAEHVAERFQQIGLDTHLYGDSAFQPVEMATGSEPTSRDDNRLTWWTAESNPSAIALDSQFSPLAIGALSGDVESDLVWLGYGIRAPEYGYDDYQALADAMKASGKSTDRPAEGKIVMMLRKEPGFANPDSPFDGVKNTRHAFFDTKIATAIAEGAAGVLLINDPASVRESVQRVENNYAAEDRRVKALQMQLNALPAEATKLRSVVQEKLDAAKEMFGIRDLAVDKAGWGLLGVAEAGMRPRLGDPVKDPITGETTQRPAIPVASISRDAADRILKQMAANAVDDEAETFAGGLTVVEAAIDSDFQPRGIAAESLRARLQVGLTKGTATSPNVLGVLEGKGELADETIVIGAHYDHVGMGGQGSLAPGTIEIHNGADDNASGTATMLAVAKRVVAHLADKETHRRVLFIAFTGEERGLLGSKYYCQQPRFPISKTVAMINMDMVGRLRDNELTVYGTGTSDDFENLVNELNDGLPETGAAPDSRPFKLNLVATGYGPSDHASFYEAGVPVLFFFTGLHSDYHRPSDDFEKLNMDGMIRITDIVSQAANRIATSPRRPSYTQTNKDFQIRRQMTVMLGVQLDPTSNQVIDVMDPSAAKDGGVLEGDQLVKAGSKPIQSINDLREELRSKSPGDVLNLTVLRDGETVELSVRLRAR
- a CDS encoding OmpH family outer membrane protein; this encodes MRTIVLSAIAMAMTTVSVLAPASVSAQDSGHRIAVVDVAYIFKENEGIKKQVKAVEDNLKAFDAELTAKREELKAAAEKLKTFNPSSAEYTAQEERVAAMESKLRLDMARKRKELADREAKIYYDNYQLIADGVQQIAVYHKINLVLRYNSENMDLERGESVIRGVMRNIVYHDDKLDMTGAVMQFLDKKLMAGGAPNRQ
- the lpxC gene encoding UDP-3-O-acyl-N-acetylglucosamine deacetylase, with the translated sequence MMGIRNEHTIASCCEISGRGYWSGKDVRVTCCPAPAGTGVVLVRSDLPGMPECPAHTQFADGVSFRTNLVQGDASFQMVEHLMAALAGLEIDNCRVEISAEELPGLDGSSLAYVDALQEAGLVIQAATSRPLVIRDSFRIEHGGGYVDVAPSTNQETVYEYSLDYGVDSPIRQQSYRCVQTPHTFSRQVASARTFVTAEQADQLRSSGVASHVTHDDLLVIGEDGPVGNAYRFRNECARHKTLDLIGDLSLAGVSLIGQFTSVRGGHSLNAIVAKRLAELAAEQSLVRQDESSAVLVHRRAA
- the lpxA gene encoding acyl-ACP--UDP-N-acetylglucosamine O-acyltransferase, which translates into the protein MSANIARTAVVDPRAQIGDGVQIGHFSVIGPNVKLGDRTRVGDHVTIDGVTSIGCDNQIFPHVSIGTNPQDVSYRNTPTRVEIGDGNVFREQVTINRASEKEDGVTRVGDHNYLMTGTHIAHDCSIGSRIVLANNCMIGGHAHIADDVTIAGGAGVHQFVSIGTLSFVGAMTRILQDVPPYVIVDGADARPRCINTVGLKRHDYTQDDIAVLTQAFRLLYRKRVGVEPARDQMFATGPIRPVLRHLFDCLDNSCLGRAGRGRDRRKKAA
- a CDS encoding Gfo/Idh/MocA family protein, which encodes MNRELRVAVIGAGHLGRIHAKLIAQVEGARLVAVCDPVKDACDALAETHGVTAYSDYRDSIEHIDAAIIAAPTDLHCDIASTLIKAGKHLMVEKPLAADSDDARRLALMASTRNLVLQVGHVERFNPAFTALGDFGVDVKYVEATRASRFPGRCLDVGVVMDLMIHDLDLVLSLTQASVRSISASGISVVSDHEDIAEARLEFECGLVANLKASRVSPLPCRDMTLFSPAGFAQIDFGKPSLSTVRASETLSTRQFDLDQATDNPLGYADDLFGEHLQCEVNELEPRNAILDELHDFVISVESRTSPIVDGSAGARAVTIASAILDAIDERAWYSYAGADERGPLAIPRRRVGQPATQDVAASRRAA